In one window of Nodosilinea sp. PGN35 DNA:
- a CDS encoding cadmium resistance transporter, whose product MDWIVPTVMLGAATATATTFDDNIYLTMFFSKTNRTFRPRHVVVGEVLGFSVLVAISLLGFLAGLMIDHVWIGLLGFLPIAIGVNALLSRQTMDEDETVDVSIANPTNPHYRKVRQTSLWHTLRDPQTYKVSAVTLANGGNNLAIYIPLFASTTLPRLGIILAVCYAAIGLWLTLSYSLVRQPQLAFIMARYVRRAFPFVLIWLGANILIDSGSHQLFAALVPGL is encoded by the coding sequence ATGGACTGGATTGTACCGACCGTCATGCTCGGAGCGGCCACCGCCACCGCCACCACCTTCGACGACAACATCTACCTGACCATGTTCTTCAGCAAAACCAACCGCACCTTTCGGCCTCGCCACGTGGTCGTCGGTGAGGTCTTGGGCTTCTCGGTGCTGGTGGCGATCAGCCTGCTAGGCTTTTTGGCCGGGCTGATGATCGACCACGTGTGGATTGGCCTGCTGGGCTTCTTGCCCATCGCCATTGGCGTCAACGCCCTGCTCAGCCGCCAAACCATGGACGAAGACGAAACAGTAGACGTGTCGATCGCCAACCCCACCAACCCCCACTACCGCAAAGTGCGGCAGACCTCCCTGTGGCACACCCTGCGCGACCCCCAGACCTACAAAGTATCGGCGGTGACCCTGGCCAACGGCGGCAACAACCTGGCCATCTACATTCCCCTGTTTGCCAGCACCACCCTGCCCCGGCTCGGCATTATTCTGGCTGTATGCTATGCCGCCATCGGCCTGTGGCTGACCCTCTCCTACAGCCTGGTGCGCCAGCCCCAGTTGGCATTCATCATGGCCCGGTACGTACGCCGCGCCTTCCCCTTCGTGCTGATCTGGCTGGGGGCCAACATTC
- a CDS encoding DUF5615 family PIN-like protein: MIKLLADENLDNTIIRGLLRRNPDIDIVRVQDIDLSGEDDPIVLEWAANEGRVLLTHDVATITRFAYERLVNNLAMPGVIEIHTDASIGRVIEDLFMVLECATSGDLDGQIYYLPL; the protein is encoded by the coding sequence ATGATCAAGCTGCTGGCCGATGAAAATTTAGATAATACAATCATTCGAGGGCTACTGCGTCGCAATCCAGACATAGACATTGTCCGTGTTCAAGATATCGACCTATCGGGAGAAGACGATCCTATTGTGCTTGAGTGGGCTGCTAATGAAGGACGTGTTTTGCTCACCCATGACGTTGCTACAATTACTCGCTTTGCCTACGAAAGGTTAGTCAATAATCTCGCCATGCCAGGAGTAATTGAGATTCATACAGATGCATCCATCGGCAGAGTAATTGAAGATCTTTTCATGGTTCTGGAGTGTGCTACATCGGGGGATCTGGATGGTCAAATTTATTATCTTCCCCTATGA
- a CDS encoding DUF433 domain-containing protein, which yields MALAIKAEPLPLATSSDGTVRVGGTRVTLDTIVAVFKHGATAEEIVHRYPSLKLGDVYASIAFYLNHQEDVEEYLQQRQQQAQEIRQMNEARFDPQGLRDRLLARRVEQQE from the coding sequence ATGGCCCTTGCAATCAAAGCTGAACCCTTACCTCTAGCTACAAGTTCTGATGGCACAGTGCGAGTAGGTGGAACGCGAGTAACTTTAGACACCATTGTTGCTGTATTCAAGCACGGGGCAACCGCAGAAGAAATTGTGCATCGCTATCCCTCCCTGAAGTTGGGTGATGTTTATGCCTCAATTGCCTTCTACCTCAACCACCAAGAAGATGTAGAGGAATATCTTCAGCAGAGACAGCAGCAAGCTCAAGAGATTCGGCAAATGAATGAGGCGCGTTTTGATCCTCAGGGCTTGCGCGATCGCTTGCTGGCCCGCAGAGTTGAGCAACAAGAATGA
- a CDS encoding AAA family ATPase: MIKLIEIYIEEFRGIRKLTLKPNGKNFVIHGPNGSGKSGVVDAIDFGLTGNISRLAGKGTGSLSLKTHGPHVDARDSPNASLVRLKLELCKLGKIVTIERRLSKPKELIIQPDDPEIRAVLSEIAQHSEITLSRREIIKYILSEGATRARDVQALLKLDDLSQLRGTFKTAANKLSSEERNANTNFTAAANDLKQHLGVQQLTVETILSAINSKRQILNLPDLIELTEATKVSDGLDTQSDVVQPFSQSTALSDLDSLEKHLKSPDVLSCVSECVVQFDFLNQDLDLLQQLKRANFYKQGLDLFTEDEDACPLCDTEWEFDSLVVHIQMKIERAKTAQVTCDNLVKAASRLQTHIRRTVELLRRAKNIACAVGKNEEGENLDEWASMLESTALKIAKIEGLLEAEDEVRKLYKQTNSKFTDAISAVHSAVLARPNNSRELEARDFLIIAEERRQKCREAKYEVNRKKQASDAASIALKMYNKAVEETLGGLYSQVESNLADYYCFVNHEDESQFRAKLEHKEATLNLEVDFYSRGLFPPSAYHSEGHQDSMGLCLYLALMRQLLRDEFTFVVLDDVVMSVDTQHRREVCRLFKEKFPGTQFVLTTHEQAWHRQMVAHGLISRKSSVIFRSWTVEHGPLAAESPEIWAEIDEDLRNNNVSAAAAKLRRHLEYVAREIAEPLRAQVTFKGDGNYDLGGLLPSALSRIPQYLKTAKKAAQSWKDNDAEKRAEVLLSDFQARQKAVSMEQWAINPAVHYNEWENFSREDFMPVVKAYRELLSLIYCEQCETWLYVSPLRGDGESFRCTCARTNLNLKNK, from the coding sequence ATGATCAAGTTAATTGAGATTTATATTGAAGAGTTCCGGGGTATAAGAAAGCTTACCTTGAAGCCTAATGGAAAAAATTTTGTCATTCATGGTCCAAACGGCTCGGGAAAAAGTGGCGTTGTGGATGCTATTGACTTTGGGCTTACAGGGAACATATCAAGATTGGCTGGAAAAGGTACAGGTTCTCTCTCTCTCAAGACTCACGGTCCGCATGTTGATGCACGAGATTCTCCAAATGCATCTTTGGTGCGTCTCAAATTGGAATTATGTAAACTTGGCAAGATAGTCACAATTGAGAGAAGATTAAGTAAGCCCAAAGAACTTATTATTCAGCCAGATGATCCAGAAATTCGAGCTGTTCTCAGCGAGATTGCCCAACACTCTGAGATCACCCTCTCTCGGCGTGAAATCATCAAATATATTCTGAGTGAAGGTGCTACACGTGCTAGAGATGTGCAGGCTCTTCTCAAACTCGATGATCTAAGTCAACTACGCGGTACATTTAAGACGGCAGCCAATAAGTTGTCTAGTGAGGAAAGAAACGCGAACACAAACTTCACGGCAGCAGCCAATGATCTTAAACAACATTTGGGAGTCCAGCAGTTGACTGTAGAAACCATTCTTTCTGCAATCAATTCCAAACGCCAAATACTCAATCTTCCAGATCTGATAGAGCTTACAGAAGCTACAAAGGTTAGCGACGGACTTGATACGCAAAGCGATGTGGTCCAACCTTTTTCTCAATCTACTGCCTTGAGTGACCTTGATTCTCTCGAAAAGCACCTCAAGTCACCAGATGTATTAAGCTGTGTAAGTGAATGCGTTGTTCAATTTGATTTCCTCAATCAAGATCTTGATCTTCTCCAGCAACTAAAGCGAGCAAATTTTTATAAGCAAGGCCTTGATCTCTTTACTGAAGATGAGGATGCTTGTCCACTCTGTGATACAGAATGGGAATTCGACTCTCTTGTCGTGCACATTCAGATGAAAATTGAAAGGGCAAAAACAGCCCAAGTAACATGTGACAACCTGGTAAAAGCTGCCAGCCGATTGCAAACCCATATTAGACGCACAGTTGAGTTACTTAGAAGAGCTAAAAATATTGCTTGTGCAGTGGGCAAGAACGAGGAAGGAGAAAATCTCGATGAGTGGGCTTCAATGTTAGAGTCTACTGCTTTAAAAATTGCAAAAATTGAGGGGCTATTAGAGGCGGAGGATGAGGTCAGAAAGCTTTACAAGCAAACCAATTCTAAGTTCACTGATGCGATTTCTGCTGTACATTCAGCTGTTTTAGCTAGGCCCAATAACAGCCGTGAGTTAGAAGCTCGAGATTTTCTAATAATTGCAGAAGAACGGCGTCAAAAGTGCCGCGAAGCGAAATATGAGGTGAACCGCAAGAAGCAAGCTAGTGACGCAGCAAGCATCGCTCTTAAAATGTATAACAAAGCTGTTGAAGAGACACTCGGTGGCCTATACTCTCAGGTGGAATCAAACCTTGCAGACTACTACTGTTTTGTTAATCACGAAGACGAATCACAGTTCAGAGCAAAGCTTGAGCATAAAGAAGCAACGTTAAATCTTGAAGTGGACTTTTATAGTCGTGGATTATTTCCACCAAGTGCTTATCATAGTGAAGGTCATCAAGATAGCATGGGGCTATGTTTATATTTGGCTCTCATGCGTCAATTGCTGCGAGATGAATTCACATTTGTAGTACTTGATGACGTTGTAATGTCAGTGGATACACAGCATCGTCGTGAAGTCTGTCGTCTCTTCAAGGAAAAGTTTCCTGGGACACAGTTTGTTCTTACAACCCATGAACAAGCCTGGCACCGACAGATGGTTGCACATGGGCTGATTTCTAGAAAATCGTCTGTCATCTTTCGGAGTTGGACAGTTGAACATGGTCCTCTAGCAGCTGAATCTCCAGAGATTTGGGCTGAAATTGATGAGGATTTGAGAAATAATAATGTATCTGCTGCTGCTGCAAAACTCAGGCGTCACTTAGAATATGTGGCTCGAGAAATTGCCGAGCCTTTGAGGGCGCAAGTCACATTCAAAGGGGATGGTAATTATGATCTGGGAGGATTACTACCATCTGCCTTGTCTCGCATTCCACAATATCTGAAGACTGCCAAAAAAGCTGCACAGTCATGGAAAGACAACGATGCAGAAAAGCGAGCCGAAGTATTATTGTCAGATTTTCAAGCCAGGCAGAAAGCTGTGAGTATGGAACAGTGGGCTATTAACCCAGCAGTTCACTATAATGAGTGGGAAAATTTTTCTAGGGAAGATTTTATGCCAGTGGTTAAGGCATATAGAGAACTCCTATCTCTTATTTATTGTGAGCAGTGTGAGACTTGGCTGTATGTAAGCCCACTCAGAGGAGACGGAGAATCATTTCGGTGTACCTGTGCACGAACAAATTTGAATTTAAAGAATAAGTAG
- a CDS encoding cadmium resistance transporter — MSWSLQTLVKATAAFVATNLDDFVLLMMFFSQVPSRFSYRQIFWGRYLGFAALVALSLPGFFGGLVLPKAYIGLLGLVPIAIGLRQWLKREAEAEVQGVAAPGLINAQIAAIAGITLANGGDNIGIYVALFAGQTWAELGLTLLVFALLIPLWYGLALAVVSHPLVRDRIARIGHCLVPPVLIGLGLYILVDSETYRLLVR; from the coding sequence ATGTCCTGGTCATTGCAAACTCTAGTCAAAGCCACAGCCGCATTTGTAGCCACCAATCTAGACGACTTTGTTCTATTAATGATGTTCTTTTCTCAGGTGCCCAGCCGATTCTCCTACCGCCAGATTTTTTGGGGTCGCTACCTGGGCTTCGCCGCCCTGGTGGCGCTCAGTCTGCCCGGTTTCTTTGGTGGATTGGTGCTGCCTAAAGCCTACATTGGTCTGCTGGGTCTGGTACCCATCGCCATTGGGCTGCGGCAGTGGCTCAAGCGAGAAGCCGAGGCCGAGGTGCAGGGGGTAGCGGCCCCTGGGCTGATCAACGCTCAGATAGCGGCGATCGCAGGCATTACCCTGGCCAACGGCGGCGACAACATCGGCATCTATGTGGCACTGTTTGCGGGCCAAACCTGGGCCGAGCTGGGCCTGACCCTGCTGGTATTTGCCCTGCTGATTCCCCTCTGGTATGGGTTGGCCCTGGCGGTGGTCAGCCATCCGCTGGTGCGCGACCGCATCGCCCGCATCGGTCACTGCCTGGTTCCCCCGGTGCTCATTGGTCTGGGCCTCTACATCCTGGTCGATAGCGAAACCTACCGACTGCTGGTTCGCTGA
- a CDS encoding cadmium resistance transporter, with product MISDLCLTLLRSATAFAATNLDDIVILMLFFSQVGVALRKRHIVTGQYVGFAGLVALSLPGFFGSLLFPRPWIGLLGVVPIVIGLSQLLSVDLDEASGEDSGEVLLAPASGGTSWLSPQTTSVAAITMANGGDNVGVYMPMFANCDGLGLGIILAVFFGLVGVWCLVAYQLTKVGAISALLTRYGSQVVPFVLMALGGLILVDSHTLEYRGLTALALTIIGICVIHLLRSAARLSQSVAQSVAQSVAIDQPVPAPQGIDG from the coding sequence ATGATCTCTGACCTTTGCCTGACCCTGCTACGCAGCGCCACAGCCTTTGCCGCCACCAACCTGGACGACATCGTCATTTTGATGCTGTTTTTCTCCCAGGTGGGGGTGGCCCTGCGCAAGCGCCACATTGTGACGGGGCAGTACGTCGGCTTTGCGGGTCTGGTGGCCCTCAGCCTGCCGGGGTTCTTTGGCAGCCTGCTGTTCCCCCGGCCCTGGATTGGCCTGCTGGGGGTGGTGCCCATTGTGATTGGCCTCAGCCAACTGCTCTCGGTCGATCTCGATGAAGCGAGTGGCGAAGACAGCGGTGAGGTGCTGCTAGCACCCGCCAGCGGCGGGACGAGCTGGCTATCTCCCCAGACCACCAGCGTAGCGGCCATTACGATGGCCAACGGGGGCGACAACGTCGGTGTCTATATGCCGATGTTTGCCAACTGCGACGGGCTGGGGCTGGGAATTATTTTGGCGGTGTTCTTTGGGCTGGTGGGGGTGTGGTGCCTGGTGGCCTACCAGCTCACCAAGGTCGGAGCCATTTCGGCGCTGCTGACCCGCTACGGGTCGCAGGTGGTGCCCTTTGTGCTGATGGCCCTGGGCGGGCTGATTTTGGTCGATAGTCACACCCTGGAGTATCGGGGCCTGACCGCCCTGGCGCTCACCATCATCGGCATCTGTGTCATTCATCTGCTGCGCAGTGCCGCCCGACTGTCGCAGTCGGTGGCGCAGTCGGTGGCGCAGTCGGTGGCGATCGATCAGCCGGTGCCTGCACCTCAAGGAATAGATGGGTAG
- a CDS encoding LysR family transcriptional regulator — MKIEQLRVFMAVAEHLHFTRAADSLYITQPAVSASIQTLEEEYGVKLFHRIGRHIELTDAGEMLQIEAQKILDQVELTAQGLRELNDLQRGELKIGSSLTVGNYWLPHKISHYKQQYPGISIKCTIANAEEIISGTVTGMFDLGLVTGEVKPSLSQNLAVSVIGQDVVAIVVGQSHPWFERDRVALPELTNTCWITREPGSGSRYMFERSLQNWGIDPSTLEISLILTTSEMIKAVVEGGIGAAALPRSIVRSELKLGTLKAIAVVDDIDNPQHTYEMTQPVILLRHQKRFHTRVSKAFEEILVGG; from the coding sequence ATGAAAATTGAGCAACTGCGCGTTTTTATGGCGGTAGCCGAGCACTTACACTTTACCCGCGCAGCGGATTCTCTCTACATCACTCAGCCCGCCGTTAGTGCCTCTATCCAAACCCTTGAGGAGGAATATGGCGTCAAGTTGTTTCACCGTATCGGTCGTCACATTGAGCTGACCGACGCGGGAGAAATGCTGCAAATTGAAGCCCAAAAAATTCTCGATCAGGTGGAGCTAACCGCCCAGGGATTGCGCGAACTAAACGATTTGCAGCGGGGAGAGTTAAAGATCGGCAGTAGCCTCACAGTGGGCAACTACTGGCTCCCCCACAAAATCAGCCACTATAAGCAGCAGTACCCCGGTATTTCCATCAAATGCACCATCGCCAATGCCGAAGAAATCATTAGCGGCACCGTCACCGGAATGTTCGATCTGGGATTGGTCACGGGCGAGGTCAAACCCTCCCTCAGCCAAAACCTAGCGGTATCGGTGATTGGGCAGGACGTGGTGGCCATCGTCGTGGGGCAAAGCCACCCCTGGTTTGAGCGCGATCGGGTTGCTCTCCCCGAACTCACCAACACCTGCTGGATCACCCGCGAACCCGGATCGGGCTCTCGCTATATGTTTGAGCGATCGCTCCAGAACTGGGGCATTGACCCCAGCACCCTGGAGATCAGCCTCATTCTCACCACCAGCGAAATGATCAAAGCGGTGGTGGAAGGCGGTATCGGTGCGGCGGCACTGCCGCGATCGATCGTGCGATCGGAGCTAAAGCTCGGCACCCTGAAAGCGATCGCCGTTGTCGATGACATCGACAATCCTCAGCACACCTACGAAATGACCCAGCCCGTGATTTTGCTGCGCCACCAAAAGCGATTTCACACCCGAGTTTCTAAGGCCTTTGAGGAGATTTTGGTAGGGGGGTGA
- a CDS encoding prohibitin family protein, with protein MVDLGSKDTRDRALSEPTAGLNSGATLAAWILLGLVGLALAASFWVVVPAGERGVWLRFGQVQEQILGEGLHFVIPLVDSVELLTTRVQKQEIATEAASKDLQDVFSDVALNWHILPQKANAVFQQIGDEEDIVLAILNPAIEEVIKAVIAHYTAEEVITQRDQVKAEVDAGLRSRLAPYNLAIDDVSLTTIHFSKQFRDAVEAKQIAVQEAKQAEFVAKKALRQAEIEINLARGTAEAHQILQETLTPSILKYEALQKWDGRLPLITGEGTSTVIELEDLVPDRE; from the coding sequence TTGGTCGATCTTGGATCTAAAGACACCCGCGATCGCGCCCTATCTGAACCGACCGCAGGCCTTAACAGTGGGGCCACGCTGGCGGCGTGGATTTTACTGGGCCTCGTGGGTCTAGCCCTGGCGGCTAGCTTTTGGGTGGTGGTGCCAGCGGGGGAGCGGGGGGTGTGGCTGCGGTTTGGGCAGGTGCAGGAGCAAATTCTCGGTGAGGGGCTGCACTTTGTGATTCCCCTGGTGGATTCGGTGGAGCTGCTGACGACTCGGGTGCAAAAGCAGGAAATTGCCACCGAAGCGGCGTCGAAGGATTTGCAGGATGTGTTTAGCGATGTGGCGCTCAACTGGCACATTTTGCCCCAAAAGGCCAACGCCGTTTTTCAGCAGATCGGGGATGAAGAGGACATTGTCCTGGCGATTCTTAACCCGGCGATCGAAGAGGTGATCAAGGCGGTGATCGCCCACTACACCGCTGAGGAGGTGATCACCCAGCGAGATCAGGTGAAGGCGGAGGTGGATGCGGGGCTGCGATCGCGCCTCGCCCCCTACAACCTGGCCATTGATGACGTGTCGCTGACCACCATTCATTTTTCCAAGCAGTTTCGCGACGCGGTGGAAGCCAAACAAATTGCTGTGCAGGAGGCAAAACAGGCCGAGTTTGTGGCCAAAAAAGCCCTGCGCCAGGCCGAAATTGAGATCAATTTAGCCCGAGGCACCGCCGAAGCCCACCAAATTTTGCAGGAAACCTTAACGCCCAGCATTCTCAAGTATGAAGCCCTGCAAAAATGGGACGGACGATTACCTTTGATCACCGGAGAGGGGACGAGTACAGTGATCGAGCTAGAGGATTTAGTGCCGGATAGGGAGTAG
- a CDS encoding YidH family protein: MTQPSSTTNSQQDSHLEGNPNLSPIKKPTSRTRDHLANERTYLAWMRTGVALIGFGVLIARLRYLVSPDVPGTGQGWLVGLALCCIGLITVILSTWHYFSVLDAIETDTYEPNRRWVILFSLIVTLLGAGVLYVLFSAPATVKGFGVM; encoded by the coding sequence ATGACCCAACCGTCGTCTACCACCAATTCCCAGCAAGATAGCCATCTAGAAGGCAACCCCAACCTGAGCCCGATCAAAAAACCGACCTCCCGCACCCGCGACCACCTAGCCAACGAGCGCACCTACCTGGCCTGGATGCGCACAGGGGTGGCGCTGATTGGCTTTGGGGTGCTGATCGCCCGACTTCGCTACCTGGTTTCGCCGGATGTGCCGGGCACCGGGCAGGGCTGGCTGGTGGGTCTGGCCCTCTGCTGCATTGGTTTGATCACGGTGATACTGTCTACCTGGCACTATTTCTCGGTGCTCGATGCGATTGAAACCGACACCTACGAACCCAACCGCCGCTGGGTAATTTTGTTTAGCCTGATCGTGACACTGCTGGGGGCCGGGGTGCTGTACGTGCTGTTTTCGGCCCCGGCGACGGTGAAGGGGTTTGGGGTGATGTAG